The Lineus longissimus chromosome 10, tnLinLong1.2, whole genome shotgun sequence genome segment TCTTTcgtatgaaatgaaattaaaatttgaaacttcATGACTTGGTCCATCCAATCTTTTTTTATTTCGTAACGGAGTAAAGTTTGTGGCTGTTGCCCCAAATAAATGCGCTTAATTATAACAAACTAATCAGGAGCaacatttcaaatttaacttcaAGCTAGCTGAATAAGTTTCTAGTTTGTGAGAACTGCCACATTCTTTAGCTAAATTTTACACAGATAGCATAAAATGGCGAATCTGTCATTGCGATGTGTGCTTGCGTCCACTATGCGATAAAGATATGACTGGGTACATCCAGGCCAACCTGCGTCGTTCGTCCGATGGTAAGCCAAAATGGATAGAGTTGCGATCCTTATATTTAGTTATACTAGCATATCTGCATCAGGAAATGAAATCTCGTCACTAGATTGGTGACGGCGGGAAATGCCACACCCAATCGCAACTCGGTCGCCGCCCAAATCGCAACAGTGGATTCGCCACTTAGAGGTGACAGAGTTTGCTTCGCCGAGCAtaaggatgatgttgatgattacATTATAAAATATGGTATTTTCTACGGTGTTTAGTGCTGAATGGTCTGGCCGCTCATGCTGGCCAAGAGCTTTCGCTGCTGTCTGCATTGATATGAATGTTCTTATTCAGATTTGATCCGTCTTCGTCATACTCGGCGCGGCGACTGAATGTTCTCCCGATTGAAAGCGTGCTGTATCGCCGCGCCATGTCTCCGGCTGCCATCAGTCCGGATTTCATAGGAATCACCTCGTTTTCGTCCTCCGGCTCACACCTTTTGCAACCGAACCAAATTATCAAGTTCACAATTATACCAAACGCGAGCGGTCCGGCAAAAAATGCAACTAAATACACATTATCTCTCGGGATACATTTCGTTTCGATTGTCTCAAAGTGATTGTTCTCCATAACGGGGACGTGCAGCAAAACTGTCTCGTTGGACATAAAACGGAAGTCAAAAGTACAATCCAGACCCGTGCAGGCGTTCGCAGCTGAAGTGACGTTGTACACTGTCCTCAGGACCTCAAATCGGATGAAAATAGAAGCTGGAGATGGGTCGTTGAATTTCGTCTTCGCGAATGCCACATAGTAAATATCTGTTTCGTCCATCGATGTGTTGTACTGAAAGTCTCTATCAATCGTTCTGAAGTCGTCGAAGCAGTTGCCGCCTTTACAAATGTAATTGTTCCTCCAAGTTGTGAAATTGTCATGCcctttgattttgaagaaggTCACTTGTGATGTTGTATTCATTGCGAAGGATACGGATGATCCGGGAAAGACATAGAACGGATAGGCCTGAAAGTCCCCGGCGTTAACTTCATCGGCCCGATCAAACGAATATCCTAGTTTCTTGTCCTCTATTGAAGGCTGTCCATCAAACAGGTAGGAAGTTATCTCATGATTCGCCGCCTTGATTTGAACGCCTTTGCACATGAATGTCGACAGCCCCTGCGTCGCGAAGCGCTGTTCGCGCCCCGCGCCGATAATGGCTACGGGGGTGTACACATCAAACGCAAGGACCATTCCGATGACGATGCTGGCCATGACGAGCCAGAACCATAAGATGAGCACCCTTGTGACCCGTTTCATATTCAGGATGCACAGCAAGGGTCCGACGATCAAGAAGAAGAACACACACAGgatgacggcgaggacgacCAGAGTAAAGAGGCAGCAGTCGCGGCAGGATTGGTCCTTCTTGGTCCAGACGACACTGGTTGAACGGTCGTCCAGTCTTTCCTCGTCTGCTTGGTTATCGATGGCGCTTTCGTAGCGAGCCATGGTGCTTGAGGCGTCTTCCTGGAAGAAAGAAGTTGGGACAGGATTAGACGTTAAACTATGGAGGAATCTGACGCATCGAGTATGTAAATATTTAACATGGTTTCGCTCAACACATGGCTTGTTTCTCCAACAATTTGAAGGGGATAGAGGAGGAGAGATAGAGacggaggagaagaagaaggagacaGAGGCGGAGACGCaacaggagaagaagaaggacacGGAGAGTGTAGACAGAGATGGACAAGATGATGAGTCGAAGAAGACGCAACGAAGACAGATAAGAAAAGGTAGACGAACATAAACGGAGGTGACGGAGAGAAGTCGGAGCAAGAAAAGAAGACATTGAAGGAAGTGATTGTACTGTactgtgctacatgtatacaaaagaCGACAAAGGTTACCTCATATTTACTTGGAGTAGAGTGGAAGAGTTTGGACCGAATACAAAACTTGGTTGTCTCATCGGCGTCATCCATTTCTCATCGTATAAATTGATATCCAGATGTCCCTAGCTGGATTTTCTTGCACATAGCAAACTTGAGGACCCCAGTTCGTTCCCATATGCATGTACTGGTATACTTTTCAGGAAACGCATGATTGCTCCATGAATGAACTTATTTGCAATGATTGCTTTTGTCCTCATCCAACAGTCTGATCCGaaatgagcatgaccatgaatTATTCTTCACCGGttcaaaaggacagtgacatttacttctgaagtcAAGGCCGCAATGAATGGATAGATCGCATAGTGGCCGTGAGAGATCCGTGGGGTGCTGTTGGTAACAGGGGCGTTACCTCAGTCGCAACCATTGGGCGACAAGGCCTCTGGCACCCTTGCCTTTAGACTGCAACACTAATTTCGGCTCTCCTACCTTCAACAGCAACTGAATCCTCAGACAAAACGTATATCAAACAGACGAGTTGCGAAGTAGCAAGACAGACGCCTTCATTATGACGTGAGAGGAAACTTAGTAGGCCCAGGTCGTCAATCGATGAATCAGTCAATAAAAATGCGAACAGTTTGATTTTCTTAGATATATCATTCTGATAGTGATTATTGATTATGGAGTTACATGAAGAGATTTGTGTTCAAGGCCAAGAATACAAGTGTTATCGTATTGGAAGGTTGTTCAATATCAGACACGACTTAGACATTGATAACAACATCTAAATAGGTAATAGAGGCACAACTATAGTAATTCCGTGTCCGACCCCGGTCAGCTATTTGATGAGATGCCAGTTGCAAGTGGATGTCCGCAGAAAGATCAGCTGGAGACACTTTTGCCTTGGGtaggactggttgtgacaatgtcatcAGATACGTCATTATTTCTTGGTTGTTAGCTTGTTCACTTGCCAGCTCTTGATACCATTACCATGGTTAATATGTCACACTGTCCCAATAACCGCCAGGCTGTGATTATTAGGACAATGGCCAGATAGATATACATCGGTCAGAGTGTGTGATAGTGTGTCCTCATAAAGGTCACATCGAGGTACCACCATTCAGGTTGCGACATTGTGGCCCATTCCTGTTATATATTTCAGTCCAAGTTTTTGggttggagcagccaggactgattcggcctggctgtgaccgtctcatctctctcatcatgttgtcaacacggtggagcagccaggactgattcggcctggctgtgaccgtctcatctcatctccaaatCTCACCTCACCGTGGACCTCGGTTATCTTGGCCCATCACACTTGTTCCCAAAGTATTGTCTCACTGCTTAAGGGATTTTGGTCATATTTTCCCTAAACAGCTTCTCTTCATTGGGTTGCTGCTCTAAGGGTTCCAGCCCTTGATGGCTCGCAGGGtcgctcctagctctgttcaccatcccaatattgccaattgggccggacaatcagggaaaaccccaaatattatacatttcttcctggataattcttacagtgaccattctcccatgaaagacagttggttacgctacccaaaaagcaaaaaaaaccccgagggtcaaccattgaacttttgagatatgttgaattttgtacaaatcagcgaaaaacgcaacaactggcactgccactggacagcatttcaacacggggccgacgcacatcacaagttcagtgtacacatacgttagcaacaacagtaaaatgcgtagtttcttgttagccacctattgagtagcgctacAGTATTTAAAAACTCCataaaacatgtatttgccaaaataactgctaaatcaacactatgaggaccaagaaattaaTTATTTTATAGGAATTACGGTTATGAATTAcggcgcatgaatacaaaaaatctCTCTAATGAGACCGTTTCGCAAAATACTTGACTGCCATCTATTTAATAGATTGTAAactattttatttctcattctCGCGCACTTGTTCATTGAATGTACATATAATGTACACGCCATGTACACGGAAAGGATACCTGAAGTTGAGGTCGAAAAATATTTAAAGTGCCAGTTATCCGCTGGGGGCGTGCATATTTGTTGTCTTTCGTCAGCTGATTTTCGTGTGATAAATGTCCGTTTTTGAGCCATAAAATCTTGAAACTTCGAATTGCAGTTGTCAATCAGATTGGTGGAGTCGATTGTCATGTAAGTCAGTTTACTTTCTACTAAGTTTGACTGGAATATTTGTAGACATTGAGGAGAAATGTGTCTTCAAAAGCTTGGCCATTGTTCATTTGTTTCAGTGTCACTGCCAGCATGCAGTCATGACACACCTCCGGAGCTCCTTGGCTCAGCTCTCTTCATTTGCACTGCATCAGCTTATGCACTCCCAGTATGCATGCATTGTGCAACAGAAACAATAGTCATGGGGGATATTTTTTTACAGGTGCTTGCACAACTGTTTGAATGATTAGACCATTCAGCTGATCACAAagtttgtgggggggggggggggggggggtgacgcTGACCATGCGACAAACTGTTTCACCTGGAGGATCACAGTGGTTTAGGCTAAGGTGTATTCCATATTGCATTGTCCGAGAACTCCCAACTTCAATATCGCCAATGATATTTATAACCAGGTCATGGTAGATGTCACTCTCGTTATCGCCCACCTTCTAAACAAAGACGAACATGGGcccaaacaaatcaaatgcatgAACTCGGAACACGTTAGAAAGCCTCGGCAAACTTCAGACAATGTCACGGTGGCCCTTTGTTCCTGGTGAAATGCATGACTCCAGGTCAGCGCCCAAACTGCTTCGAAAAGGTCATTGCAGAATGTCATCATGAATGATGCAATCATTGCGGTTTGTTGAGATGAAGTCGAGTCATTACAGTACCTACCAGTATGCGATAATCACCACGTTTTCACTGGGAACCATTCATTCAAAGAATTTGCGAAATTTGTTTTCGACTTTGCATTGGATTTGGAATGATCACAAGTCTTCGATTTTACGTGTGAAGGACTAGAGGTATATGATAACCTGCAACATTgcaaaagaaagagaagaaagCCTGTTGAGGGATTGAAAAGAGCCTGGGTCTCAAATGTAAACtttctgaaattttttgaaaggtGCATTCATGATGAGGTGAGAAGGTTTAGATGTTTTTGCAACTGCCTTGGTACAACATGTATGTCTCTGTTCGTAGATCAATTCTTATTCATTCATAAAGAATTAGAACAAGGGATAAAAGTGCATTTATATTGTATCATAGAAGTAGGATATGATTTGAATCATCAAGTGCATTGTTTGGAGTTGTGGAGCATGGAAAAGTTTTGTGGTCAGTAGGTCACGAGGGTGTGGGTCAATGTACAGAATAATTCGTCATGAAATTTGAAGTGCTGAGGTGGAACAAAAGATTAGTTATTTGATTGTGTCACTGCAGGATTCAATGTACACTGTGAGGCATGACAATCAGCCCATGTGTCCACATGCCCGTCCTGATCTGAGTAGAATTGCCAGTATTGACATACTACTTCCATTATCTTTCCCTGGTGCCGTCGGGGACTTCCCAGTTGTTTTTTTGTACGTTCATTTCTATTTGTTCTGTTGGGAGTGTGAGACATAAAAATGTGCTTAAACTTTAAAGGACAGGACTTGACTGAGACAGTTGCAACAAGACAACAACTCTATTGCCAATAGTATAATAAAACAGTTGCCAATGGTATAATTAAACAGTACCAGGTATTCTATGCTGCTACCAGCAGTGTTATGATCATTATCGTTATCATTCCAAGCTTAAAAGTTATGTTCTCGGATATTAGAACAGCCAGTAACAGGTAGTTTGCGGAGGAGGCGATGTAAAAAATCTTGTACCTATGTGATGATGACTTCAAAGGCCAAGCTGGCTTCTATTGCTTAGATGGGTCTGATCACGAAACTGgtacagtttacacctacctaACTTCAACCATAGATAAATATTTCCTTTGTCCAGTTAATTTTGATATCCCATGCATAATAACCTTTGGGGTAGATCAGAGAGATAATATcatcaaaaaaaaattcataatgATTGACAaatttttttacagaaaatgtgTCCATTCGGAATTGACACTATTTTCACACATGCTTTTGTGACATGTGAAAGACATGTTCTTTATTTTATACTGCCGAGCCTTCTCTTGGCCGTTAAACCATCGTTTTAAAGTGTCAAATGGAGCGCAAATGCATGCACAGTAAACCCTGAAAGTTGCCTTTAGATTGCATATTGTGTCAATAAACACCGAGTGAAACGAGAGATCGATGCAGTACGTAACTTTTCCTGTCCAAATTAGTTACGAACTGACTATACTGCCGTGTATAACAGAACGCAGTATGCAGGGAAAGCCTGTATGTCGCAAATTGGCGTCGGCCAAGTAGTGTTTATTTCCACTGGTTTGTAAGAATTATCAAGGATTATCAAAAATTATGGAGAGATAACATCGTCTCAGATTTTTTTCCTGTCCATTTTCCAGTTACGTACGTCTTTTTATTTCTTTATCAAATTATTGAAATCCCACTCATTTTTACGACATCGCGGGGACGAGATTGCAGATCGAGACGATTTACGGCTTGTTGACATTGAGAGGAAAGATGGAAGACAAGCAGGACGGAGGCGAGTGTTTTGAAAATTTGCAGTCCATTTTTTGGAAATGTTACGAACTGAaacggcaaatttgtcatgttaCGAACATTTTTCAATAGCAGGAAAGGTGGTCCTTCTGTAGAATAAAATTGTGTCATGAATTTTTGGCAGGAATGCCTGAATTTAGCGATCATTGCCATCGCAGCGTGACACTGCTCAATGCACTGTGTGGTGAAAGATCGTCAGTACGTAATAAGGACAGCTAGTTCTTCACGACTTCTTACCATTTATTCGTCATTTCTGTGCGAATTTCGAACATATTTCCCTTCAGTTGAATGCAATTtcaattatgacaatgaaaccTTTAAAAATTAGGCGATTTTTCTGTGGAAAATTGACTATCCTCGTAAGTGTGTGTCTATGAGGCCTACTTAATGATGTATGTAACTAGGACAACCCTGGTTCTGTGTCCCAGTTACCAACAGATGGAATTTGCTGTTTTCTGTCCATCTCCCAGCATAATTGGCTGGTATTAATTTTCTATGACTGCCTTGATCTTCACAAGTCCAATTGCTAATGTTTGCTAGAATTTTCGTCTATTAGCTGATGATTTGTATCATTCGCAGTGCAGTATGTAACTGGACATGGAAATTATCATGTCCTCGTTACCAACTGTtcattcatgaaaatcaagacactttttcaatgatttgaggTACAATAAGAAGCTGTAGACTGTTTATTTTACATGTCAAGTAATACAATCaataaatgaatgagaaataaacACAACGTTCTATGATTTGTATCATTCGCAGTGCAGTATGTAACTGGACATGAAAATTATCATGTCCTCGTTACCAACTGTtcattcatgaaaatcaagacactttttcaatgatttgaggTACAATAAGAAGCTGTAGACTGTTTATTTTACATGTCAAGTAATACAATCaataaatgaatgagaaataaacACAACGTTCTATGATTTGTATCATTCGCAGTGCAGTATGTAACTGGACATGGAAATTATCATGTCCTCGTTACCAACTGTtcattcatgaaaatcaagacactttttcaatgatttgaggTACAATAAGAAGCTGTAGACAGTTTATTTTACATGTCAAGTAATACAATCaataaatgaatgagaaataaacACCAAGTTTTATGATTTGTATCATTCGTAGTGCAGTATGCAACGGGACATGGAAATCATCATGTCCTCGTTACCAACTGTtcattcatgaaaatcaaggcactttttcaatgatttgaggTACAATAAGAGGCTGTAGGTTTATTTTACATGTCAAGTTatacaaatcaatcaataaatcagaaATCAAATACAAAGTTCTATGATTTGTATCATTCGCAGTGCAGTATGTAACGGGACATAGAAATTATCATGTCCTCGTTACCAACTGTTCATTCATGAGATAAGACTTTGCATAGTCCTTGCTTTAATCCATGGTATCTGTTCATTTCAGGTATGCCGGGGCCTGATGTTGTCATGGTGAGGCGGTCATCCAGAGTTCTAAAGCGGAAGGCTGAGGAGGACTTGGAGCCAGATCTGAAACTCGTTGATGTTGAACCTGAAAGTAGATGGAAGAAATTATGTAGAATTAAAGAAGAAAAGGGACTGCTTGAATCGTTCCGTAAGGATGAGTCTACACGGCTTATACTCCATCGAATATCATTATCGGATGAGCAAAGGAAACAGTACAACGCCAAGGCGGCTGAACGGATGCGGCGTTACAGAGAGcgcaaaaaagaaaacatcaatccCCAGAAACGCATGACCAGGGCTGAAATTCAGTCTTCAGAGGAAAAGAAAACGAAGCAGAGGGAGTATTGGCGTTTGAAGAAACAAGAGTACCGCGCGAGTTTGACGGGACAAGCAAAGCGTCGCAGGAGAGAGAAGGAAAGGGCACAAAGAGAACCAGAGCAGGGTGAAGTAGTATCGTCTCATGTATCGCCTGATGAAGAATCTGATGAAGATTTTCAGACTGACTGTGCTAGGAGAAAAGCAATCTCCCGCGTAAAGCAGTGTATGCCAAAGACGCCGAAGAAATGGATAAAAGTGATTGGTGGGTTAGTTAGAAAGATGAGCCCAAGGAAGCAAAAGCATGCTGAAAATCATGGTTTTGTAAATAATCCAGACAACACAGTCCATGCAGAAATTGggatcaatatttccaaagaggtTGATAAATTAAAGAAGAAACGGGATCGAAAGTCACTTGCTGTTAGGCGGAGATTAGTGCTTGCTATGCCAAGAAGGGCAAACAGTGTGAAGTGGTCCAAGCTTGTAAATAGGCAGAGCGATATGAGGGATGAGCAGATGAAAACATCAAGGTCCTTGTCAGACAGCTTGAAAGGCACCATCCAGGAGTTTTATGAAGAAAATGCAACAGTCCTGCCTTGCCAGAAAAGGATAACGAAGAAACTGAAGAAAGCTCGTTCTGGTTTGTCATTCACTACGCACCGGCTTCATCAAAAGTTTGTCAAACAGACTGGAAAGAAAGTTGGCATTACAAGCTTCAGAAAATTAAGGCCAAAGCATACACTCTGCAGAGATAAAGTGAAATACAATCAATGCCTTTGTGAGCGTTGCCAGAATTGTGATCTAAAACTGAAGACCATCAACAGGTTCATAGACCCACAGTTGAAAATTAAGGACCGATACCACATGGCAAAACTGACAGTTTGTGAATATGAGGGAGATTATCCAGCTATGGCATGCATCTTGCGCAAATGTTCTCTCTGTGGTGTAAAGAAATTGCGACAATATTTGGAACCAACAAAACCAAGTACGGAAACATGCAGATGGCAAGTGTGGCAGCAGAAATCGTTTGAGATGGGTGGGAAGCAGACCAAGAGGAAAGCCTTGGCGATGAATGTTGGATCCGTGGAAGAACTGATTGACGAGCTGTGTGAAGAAATGGAAAACTTCTCAAGACACTTGTTCTTCGCTTCTTGGCAGCACCAGCAGTTTTTGAAGATCTCAAAAAATCCACCTGAAGGGTTCTGTGTCCTGGTTGCAGATTACTCGGAGAACTATAGGTGTGACATGCAGGATGAAGTGCAATCCGCCCATTGGAGCTACCAGCAAGCCTCCATATTCCCTGTAGTCGCATACTACAGATGCCCAGAGCCGGACTGTAAAGAGGTGGTTCAGGAGTCCTTGGTCTTTGTTTCAAATGATCTAAATCATGACGCAAGCGCTGTGCACAACTTCCTGACAAAAGCCAACCAACACCTTTCTGCCAAAACGATGATCCATCATGAGGTACAGTTTAGCGACGGTTGCAGTGCCCAGTTCAAATCCCGGGAACCATTTGCTGACTTGTCCTATGGAAAGCATGACTACGGGTTCTCAGTTGAAAGATCGTTTTTTGGGTCGAATCATGGAAAGGGCCCCAGTGATGGTTTAGGCGCGGTAGTAAAACGAGCCACTAGGGATGCAGTGAAATCACGGGAAACCACTGTCCAAGATGCCAAAGACATGTGCAATTACTTGGAACAAAATCTGACGATTCCTAGCCAGGACATGCAGGATGGTTGCTGCCACAAGCCGCGTACATTTTTCTATGTTGATGCTGAAAACATCCAGAGGAAACGTCCGTCAAGACACCCAAATACTGGAGTCAAGGGTACAAGGTCGCTTCACTGTGTTAGAGGCATATCGCCAGGACACCTGATGACACGCATGCTCAGCTGCTACTGTGACAGTTGTATGGAAGGAAAGTATCAGCAATGTGTAAACAAGCAATATGTTCCGGAGTGGCAAGTCTGTTCACTCCGGCTACCCAACATAACTGAAGCTGCTGTCCATTTCTTCGCAGACATACAAACACAAATGAAGAAAGTGAAAGACTATGGAAAGCTGGTCAACATTTGTACTGTAGCAAAGGAGAAGTTGGGGGAATTTCCATTAGGCATGTTAGAACTGGGAACAATCTCGAACCTACTCAAACGTGACCAAAAAGCTGAGAGGGATATTCCAAATGACATGGCCCATAGGAAGAAGGCATTGAATGTGCTAGCTGATGGTAACTGCTTCCCTAGATGCGCAAGTCTGTTGGCCTATGGGAATGAAGATCACCATGTTGAAATGAGGGTGAGGATTGTCATTGAAATGACAATGAATGAAGACACATACCTGAATGATAACTATCTAGGTGGAGGGTTCAATTCCAAAACTCCCAAGTGCGGCTTAGCAAGTCTATTTGCCAGTTTCTCAGACATCTACACAGGTCAAGTAATCACTAAGACAGTGATGACTAAAATCTACAGAGATGAAGCCTTGAAGGTAGCAAAGCCAGGATCCTACTGCGGAATTTGGCAGCTATTCGCTTTGGCCAGTATTCTTCAACGTCCAATATTCTCGGTGTACCCTTGTCACTGTAATAATGAGGGAGTGGTTCGCAGAAACCTTCATCGATTGATCATTCCAAGAACACAGGCAGCCGCAGAATGTGCACACATTCTATGGACGAACAACAGGGATGATGTCAGCTATTCCAACTGGAATCCCAACCACTTTGTGGTTTTAGTTGATGATCACACTTCAACATACAGGTAAGTTTCATGTAATTTTAATAATTTTAGTTTACTATTGGACAAATGGAGGAAAATGTCAAATGATAATACATTTTGGTAAAATAATGTTTTATCACAGGTTTCTGAAAACTGCAATTAGCCTTTGATACCAGAATGTGCAGTTGGATACCAACCCTACTACCATTGACAAGGTACCAATCATCATGATTATAATAATTAATTATTGCTATAATTATCTGTACTTTGCTTTTTCAGTTCCATGGCCACGATGCCGATGGATCCTGAACCCCAGACATCGCACAATCCAAGCATGGTAGCAGCCGGGCAGCCTCACTCTTCAGTGGAACCCAGGTGAGCTAGACCCTACATACAACTTAACTGTTTCCCTGTGAACTTTGCAAGGAGAATAAATTCAGCATGTTCTTTAATTCCCTGTGCTTTGCCTTTTCAGTTCCATGGACGAGATGCCGATGGATCCTGAACCCCAGACATCGCACAATCCGAGCATGGTAGCAGCCAGACAGCCTCACTCTTCAGTGGAACCCAGGTGAGCTAGACCCTACATACAACTTAACTGTTTCCCTGTGAACTTTGCAAGGAGAATAAATTCAGCATGTTCTTTAATTCCCTGTGCTTTGCCTTTTCAGTTCCATGGACGAGATGCCGATGGATCCTGAACCCCAGACATCGCACAATCCGAGCATGGTAGCAGCCGGACAGCCTCACTCTTCAGTGGAACCCAGGTGAGCTAGACCCTATGTACAACTTAACTGTTTCCCTGTGAACTAAGCAAGGGGAATAAATTGCTTCATGTGTCAGTACGAAGTGTTGAGCTTTCTTATAAATTTACCTTTAAAAGTTTTTCATGGAAATTAATCCACATTGTTGGTCTTTCAGCCTCTccagaatacatgtagatgaatccGGGGATCAATCCAATGGTAGCACATCAACACCGTCACCAGATATCTCTCCAGAGAACTCCAGCTTACCTGAAATGAAGGAAAGGTAAAGGCGATgtttcaaacaaatcaaacaatGTTGGATTATAATTTGGTCTATTCAATTTTAGGTTTTAGGCAGGAATTTCAAATCACTTTATCCTTTTCAGGAATCGGGCTCATGCTGTGAAACCAGGGAACTACATATTGGTAAATGTTCCAAGAAAAAAGGGAGGCTACCTACCATTCGTAGCAGAGGTAACTATATCATGAATTTGGTTTACAGTACCGGACTCAAATAAACCACATCCTGGCATGGCACGTCTTTCCAAGTCCCAATCCCTAGCATTCTTCTCGTTCTCCAAATTACACACCACAATGGACAAAAATGTAGGTCTGGCTGAGTCTGATCTAAAGCGAGCTCTACTGTAATTGAAGGAATGATAAATATTATTGCCTACTGGCATCCTGGATGGTAAGGGCATATTTGCATCCTGAACGGTAATTTCTGGCCATCCACCTAGAATGACGTCGGCTGCACTGTAGAAGCCACCATTGATCTGTGTTGAAGCTACTAGGTTACCCTATGCCTGGAGAACAATTAAATCTATTGCCGCCTCTGGTAATCTCGTATACATTTTTATACTTTCCTTAGCTGCGTCATATCCAGATTAGTAAATTAATTACTAAAATATTCTTGTCCACAGGTTGTCCAAAAAGTTGAAGGGAGTGAGAATGTGGTAGTCCATTTCAT includes the following:
- the LOC135494635 gene encoding uncharacterized protein LOC135494635 isoform X1, with protein sequence MDDADETTKFCIRSKLFHSTPSKYEEDASSTMARYESAIDNQADEERLDDRSTSVVWTKKDQSCRDCCLFTLVVLAVILCVFFFLIVGPLLCILNMKRVTRVLILWFWLVMASIVIGMVLAFDVYTPVAIIGAGREQRFATQGLSTFMCKGVQIKAANHEITSYLFDGQPSIEDKKLGYSFDRADEVNAGDFQAYPFYVFPGSSVSFAMNTTSQVTFFKIKGHDNFTTWRNNYICKGGNCFDDFRTIDRDFQYNTSMDETDIYYVAFAKTKFNDPSPASIFIRFEVLRTVYNVTSAANACTGLDCTFDFRFMSNETVLLHVPVMENNHFETIETKCIPRDNVYLVAFFAGPLAFGIIVNLIIWFGCKRCEPEDENEVIPMKSGLMAAGDMARRYSTLSIGRTFSRRAEYDEDGSNLNKNIHINADSSESSWPA
- the LOC135494635 gene encoding uncharacterized protein LOC135494635 isoform X2, giving the protein MARYESAIDNQADEERLDDRSTSVVWTKKDQSCRDCCLFTLVVLAVILCVFFFLIVGPLLCILNMKRVTRVLILWFWLVMASIVIGMVLAFDVYTPVAIIGAGREQRFATQGLSTFMCKGVQIKAANHEITSYLFDGQPSIEDKKLGYSFDRADEVNAGDFQAYPFYVFPGSSVSFAMNTTSQVTFFKIKGHDNFTTWRNNYICKGGNCFDDFRTIDRDFQYNTSMDETDIYYVAFAKTKFNDPSPASIFIRFEVLRTVYNVTSAANACTGLDCTFDFRFMSNETVLLHVPVMENNHFETIETKCIPRDNVYLVAFFAGPLAFGIIVNLIIWFGCKRCEPEDENEVIPMKSGLMAAGDMARRYSTLSIGRTFSRRAEYDEDGSNLNKNIHINADSSESSWPA